The genomic segment ttaataaaaaaaaaaaaaaggaaaaaggaagaagagaaagaaattagaCTCTTTTAAACAGACATTTAGCACGTATCATCAAACTAACACAACCAATCATCATAATCTCAAAGTATTACTCTAAATATTGTCAAATCTATGTAAATCATAGAGCATCTTCTTGCAACTTGGTAGAGTGCATAATTCCAGATAAACAACTATAAATGGTGACAATTGATATCATTATGGAATTTATGACCATAAAGAGAAGCAGCAGGGGTCACCTATCAAATAAACAGAGAACCCTGCCAAAGGATAGAAAGAATGGCCTTTGAATGAACAGGCTTGACATAGGAATAGCAACAAGTTCTCATTATGTAAGGCACTAGCATCCCCTACAAGTATATTTATAAAAGGTGCTGAAGCATGTAACCACAAGAATGCTCCCCATGACACCACAGAATGTTTATCAATGAAACATGCAAATCTAGAAGCAACCAGAAAATATACCTCAGAGAGGAATTATAAAACTAACATATAACATTGAAGAAGCATGCAAAGGTAATATAATATTTGGAGTAATAGAATTCACACTACACCATAAGAAGTTTAAGGATGTCAAAAACTCACATGTTTTGCCATGCCAAAATCAGCAAGTTTAACAACGCCATTTGCATCGACAAGCAAATTTGCCCCTTTTATATCCCTATATGAACAAGCATTCAagtcaatgaaattttttgttgacAAGAAACATCAAAAACTATAACAAAAAAACAGAATCACATCTTGACAACAACGTTTCTAGTTCAACCAGTTGGATGGTTGTAACATGGAGCAAAGTTTCCCTAACAACATTTCGCCCATTGTTTGTTGGTTCATCGAATTTCAGAAGTAATAAGTGTAGTGCAAACAAAGAAGCTAAGCTGCAACATAAAATATACATTCCTTCTAATTGTGCATGATTGTCACCTGTGGATTGTCTTTGAGCTGTGCAAGTATGCTAAGCCAGATAGAACATGGCGGGTGAAATTGCGAACTATAGATTCTGTTATAGCTCCACAGTGTTCACGGacatatttattaattgagCCAGGATGGACATACTCCAAATATATGTAAAAGTGATCATCAACCTACATATGAAACAAGAACCCCCAACTTAACCAAGCTTACAAAATGTCTATTTAAGCAATAGTGTAGAATAAATAGAAGGACTACATACTATTTCACTGCCATAATATTGAACTATATTCCGATGCTTTAGATTTCGCAAAACTCTAATTTCCTGCAACACATAAGACCGGCAAGAATGTCAATAGTTTAAATCTCTTACAGCATGATCAATTTGGAGGATAATGAAGCTATGCTTGGAATCCACTTGatgaacaaaaaattattcagAAGCTAAAAAAGTGAAATACTTTGagcaaaatatttcttctcTTGTTTTGGGGGATAAAAGaacattttataaatcataCCGCAGTTCTATCACAATTTCAAGCCTCAAGATTGCAACAGATAGTGGAGAAGCAAAAGTTAATTAACGACTACTAAAACATAAACTAGTGATAAAGAACTTTAGAGAATAACCTGCTCTAACTGTTTTATACATTCAACAGATTTAGGGTCATCAGGGATGATATCCACTTCTTTCATTGCACACAAAGCTCCAGTCTCTCTgtcaaacaaaacataaagaaATGTCACTACtggaaagaagaaatgaataaaCCACTGTAAAAATTTGCTTTATAACACTTGCATACCTGTTGGTTGCTTCATAAACACTTCCATATGTACCACGTCCAAGAAGTCTTCCTTTCTGCCATTGACTTATCATTGATGTTGCAATTGGCTTTTCTATGTTGTGACTTGAAACAGGTGATGGTAGTGGCATTGATGATTGTGATGATGGTAAAGCTCCAGGGGGAAGGGGCAATGGATGGGCATTTACTTGACTATTACTTTCAAGCCAGTCCCTAGAGgatgcaaataaaattttatttggaCCTGGGCTATGCAGTGGAGAATGTTCAGGAGTATGTACAGTTTTTACTGGGGACACTGGTGAAGTATAAGCAGCAGCTCTACCTAAATGTAGAGCATCAAAATCTATCAACCCCCGTAATTCTTGGGGACCTGACGaggaagaaggaaaaggaTCTACTGTTTTTGATCTTTGTGGGCTAACAGAAGGACTAGACAAAGCAGTTGTTGGTGCACTCCTGGCAGGAACATTCAGCCTCAAGTTGTAGTTAACACTTCCAAAGTTTAGGTCATGAGAGCCCTTGCGACGACTTAATAAAGATTTGGTTGAATCTGCAACATCATAAGAATCAAAGTGATCTTGAGTGTTTTGTCTTCGAGGACTAATCGGGGTTGAGAGAAAACTTGGTAAACTGCTCTTTGTAGGGACTCTTTGCCTTGAGCCATTGTTAACCCTTTCAACGGGTTCAACTTGAGAAAATCCCTTATGAACATTGGCCGATAATTTTGCAGGACAACTTTTAGCAGCATGATCTGCATCCTTCCTGATAATTTTGTGAAGCACATCAGCAGAATTACAACCAACAGCCATGCttcaatattatatataacaTATGCAACCACCAACAAAAGTTTATTTTTCGAGGCTACTCACATTATCCATAAGTAAGTGAAGGACAACAATGGCTGCAATGTAGAAATATGCATCACATGGTTTTATCATAGATGGATCCTTGCATCAGATGAGTTTATATACCGAACTCAGCCATGAGAATACACTCAGCTCAACTAGCAAGAGTTCGGTTGTAATTAAATGCAATTTGCAGGAGCacctaataaaattaattaattctgcTTAAGATAAACAAATCATCATGAAGCGGTGAAGACGGGCCTTTTCATATTTCAGTCAACGTTGGAACTACTCAATTATTATCCGgtaaaaattgaagaattaaACCTATctcaataaataaatgaagagttaaaatttagattaaaacactaataaaataattaaaaagcaagaaaaatcaagGCTACCTTCCGAAAGCAGAGGCCGGTTCTTCATCGGGTGATGCGAGTTGACTCGGTCCAGGACTCGAACCTGACGTCTTCGGTTTCCGATTTGTGAACAGCTCAGGCAGAGGCAACGGTTTCGGCACCGCCGACGATGACCAATGTTCTAAACAGTCCGGATTCCTCGACTTCCTCGCCGCTGTATCAGGCGAACCGGGCGAGGAAAACGAACGATCGATATCGTTAAACCTTAAGCCAAGCTCATCATCCGTCACGTGCCTAAGCTTCCTCTGACGCGTGAGCCGGCGCTGCTGTTGTGCTCGGTTATTACCATCACCACCACcaggagaagaagaataacCGGCATTACCGGTGTCGTCGTGAAGAGAATGACGCGACGGCAGAGAAGACGAGAGGTACGGAAAAGCTCGGGAAATAGGCATCgagagaggaagaagaggCGTGTCTTTGTTGAACTTGTCGTCGtcatttgaaaattaacaGACAAAACATAAGAGtttttgaggttttttttttcctccccCGTCTGTCTGATAGAGCAATGGAAACACCTCGGTTCTTTCTCAGTTTACTTTGTCTTctcctttaaaataaaattaattaattaattaaattttattacagTCAACTTTAAACAGATAAAAATCTAAGACTCAAACGAAAGTTTGTTA from the Theobroma cacao cultivar B97-61/B2 chromosome 8, Criollo_cocoa_genome_V2, whole genome shotgun sequence genome contains:
- the LOC18591269 gene encoding mitogen-activated protein kinase kinase kinase YODA isoform X2; amino-acid sequence: MPISRAFPYLSSSLPSRHSLHDDTGNAGYSSSPGGGDGNNRAQQQRRLTRQRKLRHVTDDELGLRFNDIDRSFSSPGSPDTAARKSRNPDCLEHWSSSAVPKPLPLPELFTNRKPKTSGSSPGPSQLASPDEEPASAFGRKDADHAAKSCPAKLSANVHKGFSQVEPVERVNNGSRQRVPTKSSLPSFLSTPISPRRQNTQDHFDSYDVADSTKSLLSRRKGSHDLNFGSVNYNLRLNVPARSAPTTALSSPSVSPQRSKTVDPFPSSSSGPQELRGLIDFDALHLGRAAAYTSPVSPVKTVHTPEHSPLHSPGPNKILFASSRDWLESNSQVNAHPLPLPPGALPSSQSSMPLPSPVSSHNIEKPIATSMISQWQKGRLLGRGTYGSVYEATNRETGALCAMKEVDIIPDDPKSVECIKQLEQEIRVLRNLKHRNIVQYYGSEIVDDHFYIYLEYVHPGSINKYVREHCGAITESIVRNFTRHVLSGLAYLHSSKTIHRDIKGANLLVDANGVVKLADFGMAKHLTGLSYELSLKGSPYWMAPEVIKAVMQKDANPNLALAVDIWSLGCTIIEMFNGKPPWSELEGPQAMFKVLNRSPPIPEALSLEGKDFLHCCFRRNPAERPSAVMLLEHPFVRNSADQNGSAIMQAFSRMNVM
- the LOC18591269 gene encoding mitogen-activated protein kinase kinase kinase YODA isoform X1, producing MPISRAFPYLSSSLPSRHSLHDDTGNAGYSSSPGGGDGNNRAQQQRRLTRQRKLRHVTDDELGLRFNDIDRSFSSPGSPDTAARKSRNPDCLEHWSSSAVPKPLPLPELFTNRKPKTSGSSPGPSQLASPDEEPASAFGRKDADHAAKSCPAKLSANVHKGFSQVEPVERVNNGSRQRVPTKSSLPSFLSTPISPRRQNTQDHFDSYDVADSTKSLLSRRKGSHDLNFGSVNYNLRLNVPARSAPTTALSSPSVSPQRSKTVDPFPSSSSGPQELRGLIDFDALHLGRAAAYTSPVSPVKTVHTPEHSPLHSPGPNKILFASSRDWLESNSQVNAHPLPLPPGALPSSQSSMPLPSPVSSHNIEKPIATSMISQWQKGRLLGRGTYGSVYEATNRETGALCAMKEVDIIPDDPKSVECIKQLEQEIRVLRNLKHRNIVQYYGSEIVDDHFYIYLEYVHPGSINKYVREHCGAITESIVRNFTRHVLSGLAYLHSSKTIHRDIKGANLLVDANGVVKLADFGMAKHLTGLSYELSLKGSPYWMAPEVIKAVMQKDANPNLALAVDIWSLGCTIIEMFNGKPPWSELEGPQAMFKVLNRSPPIPEALSLEGKDFLHCCFRRNPAERPSAVMLLEHPFVRNSADQNGSAIMQAFSRMNVMDKPHSPRSCPTHKIELMTTSLGTRVTNGKLPYNSETGQSFSTKTINCAAASHHLIFSTLEVSTYTSATGLIRGSHSFSPSSHVSSNMPLGTVNNHPCALGRTQGKEVPHI